In the Uranotaenia lowii strain MFRU-FL chromosome 1, ASM2978415v1, whole genome shotgun sequence genome, AGACAAGTTTTGCATAGCTCCCGATATTTAGACTCAGAAACTATTGAACCGATTTTCTAGAAACATAGCAGATGGATGCTTTTTCAGTTTGAGACCCTTCCATTTTACTGGAAGGGGGTAGTGGGTCTCCAAAGCGAAAaagaaatgtttgcataacttgagaaccattcaagcaaatggtaccggATTCGGCATGAAAGAGGATGtatttctatgaatgtttggtACGCGTCCTTTTTTCAGGAGGGAAGTAGAAAGAGGAGAAGGAGGCTCTCTTactattttaaacttaactcaacaagtcaagcaaatggaaccgaatttggcatgtgagggtatttggacaCGTGAaaggtttcaatgattatttgttaccccttccttcttcctgTGTAGAGATTGAAAGGGGgagaggggcttccatacaattttatcGCAAAATTCGttaactattcgagcaaatggaacgaaattgtTCGGGACAATATCCAGATATGAGAAAAAGGTAATATGATTGTTTGCGAGGATATTTGTGTGAAAGATATGTTCCCACGATGGTTTGAAGCTCTTCCCACCTTTCATTAGAGAAACATAAAGGGGGGAAGGGGTTGCTGCACAATTTTTGcagaactggtgaaataatcgagcaaatggaactaaattttgcatgggagaaATCTAAAAATCCCCCCTCATCCCAGTAAACAAGAAGAAAGAAAAGAAGGGGCCACCACAGTTTTTAAAAGATGTCGAAAGTGATTAAGTCAAAAggcaacaaatttgaaatgggATTGTATCTTGATACGAGTTATGTTTCTATTATTATTTGAGACTCTTCCCTTCTTCCATTGAGTGAGATAGGAAGAGGAGACGGGAGCTtaatacatttttgttgcatatctATAGAATTAGTCATACGAAAGAAACCAACTTGAGTATTGTTGGgatggagaaatgtttctatgcttACTCGGGAAACCTCGAGTTGGGGAATGAATAGGGAAGAGGGGAGCTCTCATACATTTCTGAATAACTCAATAACATTTTAAGCAAATGGGGTCAAATTTGTCGTAGGAAAgtatatgaaaataagaattgaaGACTCCTCCTTCCAATAGGGGGATTGGGAGGACTGGGCTCTCTTACcagttttttggcaaaaatcgaGAGCATATCAAGCAAAAGGGACCACAATTTATAAGTTAGGTTGTTCGtgtacgaataatttgagaccctcttCCTTCAGGGTGGAATCGGGAATGAAGAGCCAGgttttttcatactttatttGAGTTCACTCGAAAACTCTTATgaaacaaatggagccaaatgtggCATGTGACATTTTTCAGATacttaaaatatgtatttggtaTAGTTCTTGAGCCCCTCTGGCAAATGAAGGGGAACAGGGTGGAGAACTTATATCAAATCAATAATCAAGCAACTCATGAAGGTTatcaaaatagattaaaatcaACAGATCTTAAAAACAAGTTTACAGATCGAGATTCAGAAACTTAGTTaaatcatctttgtattgcagtTCGAAACTATAGCTGCAGttttcattttatagcggttgcttttgaattatgttgtaatttgatttcaaaaaatgccaacaaaacaataaacatttgaataatttttgaatattttaattattttttcaaggtGTAGCAAAGCTTTTTGGgctcgtaccccttggtgaaaacccaCACTGGGTTAGCTAGTAGCCTCATATGAAACTGCTTGGAGAAATATCCCCTAGTTATATATTTTGACCACTTACCATTGATCTGAGTCTGCCACACAGCATCACCAACACCCCACAGGCCGGAAATGGCAAAGAATACCATCGCGTGATCGGGGTGTGGTTTCCAGAAGACACAGTAGATAATGACACCACCATGGACGAGAGCACCTATAATGATCATGAGATTATGTTAACCAGTGAACTGAGCATCCTGTAGCTCATATCATACCCAATACGATGATCGCGATACGACCCGTGTACTTCATGATGGAACCGAACACGATTGAACAAATGGCGTTCACCACTCCGAAGCAGATCATCACGTACCCAATCTGATGGATTCCGAGAGCGCAGGACACAAACGCCTGGGTGAATTCTGCACCGATGAAGGCCTGCTCCATACCGATGAAGATCGTGATCAAAATCAGCAACTGTTGATTAACTTTCTTCATTTGTTTGAAGGTGGCTGACAGCAGCTGAATGCCGGATACTTCAACAGCCGAAATCGAACCGCGTCGCTTCTCTCCGTATCTGTAGGTATAGAATATCATAAATTTCCTCTAATCAATAGGACGAACAACGTTAAATACCGGGAAAGTGGATCCATGAACAAAGCAATGATCACTACAGCAGCAACGATACAAGCCAGATAGATCGatgaaatttcgtaaatttccGAATCTGGAGGTCTGGCCAAATTGGCGTTATCCGTAGTCGCAACGGGGCAGAAGTTTGCACCGCAAGTGTCGTACTGATTGATGGTGTCATTGTCGTCATGTACAATAGCTCCTCCTCCGTGAGCCCCACTCGAGAGAACTGTAAGTGGGAGATTCTTTAAAAATGTGTCCATTAAGAAAAAGGAACACTCACTTACCCAAGCTAGAGATCAAATTTCCCCAAAGCTCAGCGGTTTGCCAGGCCAGGAAGAAGAATCCGAAGAATCGCACAATGATGGCCTCAACGGATTGTTCCGTCAGCTTGGCGTACACTTGACCGAGTTGGGTGAGATAAGTGGCTTTACTGGCCCACATAGGAGCTGCACCCAGACCGACTAAAACGCCAGCCGGGATCAGCGTGTAGAATGTGGGATAAAACTGCGCACCAATGTAGGGAGCATAGCACAGCATACTCACACAGAGCGTCCACTTCACCGTCAGCTTTCGGATGATCAGCGTCGGCAGGAAGATGCAGGACACAACCAGGGCAGCGTAGATCGTAGCCAATGAGATCGTGCCCAGGCCATCTTTGGCGTTGATGGAAGATTGCAGGTTAGCTGTTCCCTGGAGGAATACATCCGGTTAAAATATGGTTCAGTTTCCAAGTTAAAGATACAGTTAATACCTGGAAAGCGGTGAATTGTACCATGAAGGCAAACGAAACGGTCGAAACGTTCTTTATGATACGCCATGTTTCTCCCTTAGATAGTTTCACCTTGTCTCGCAGCGAAGCGGAGTCAGCTTTGTCCGGATCGAACCCTCCGTGCATTGTGTGGCGGTTGTTTGCTTACATCTGAAATTACAAGAGCATATATTTGGTTGAGAGATGGTTAGATTTGAAGCGTTAAGTGCTTTTAACATGTTTTGCGTTAAATTGTCTTGTATGCTTTAGATTTCTTATTTGGATCGAATAAAAACTTACAATTCTACAAAGggaattttctgctgaacaactttgtggaaaacTTGGTATCTCTTCAGATAACCGAGtctgaaaagttcgaaaatagccccaaatcgactcagtataTTGTACAATTCATTGTATGTAATTTTTCATGCGATCCCAATGAGAAATTAAAAGCTTCAAAGACAATTGACCTAGAACTTTTGGGTCATCCCTCCCCCCTCTAGAATCCTTATAGTCGTATAAGATACTTGTGATATttttgcaacacttttcaactaaTCAAGTGTAAACTGTTGAATTATAGAATTGAACTCTTCTAATACTTTGTGCTATAAATTATCGAACATCAACGATGACCAGTGAATTAATAACAAAACGAGGTCAGCGGAATTCGCGCATCCATCGAATAAAGAAGCACTTGAAATATCGGAATCGGTCTTAAGTAGATTCTAAAAAGAAATCCTCTATATCGTCGCGGTTAGGTTCTACGTCgggaaaaaatgtgttttggGCCTCCAAATTACTGTAGACAGGATATACCTACGCAATTATTTGTGTCGACGAATATAGATCAAAAGTGCAAGTAGAAATTTGTCTATTTCCGGTGACCGCGCGGTAGGCGTTATATGCCCATACGCCGGTGTTTGATTAACGATTTGTTTCGTTAAGTGTCCTTAGTTTAACAGGAAAGCGGCAAAACTCGTTAGAGAAGTTGAACTAAAAGCAGTTATCGAACGTTTAGCACATTACATTACCACGTGGGAAGTTACGGAAGCACAAACTTACCATTGTTTTATCTTTGGTAGCCAAGAACAAAGCCGTGTAAGTGATCTATTCCCCACGAGAAAAGGGCTTAATGAGCAGTGCTGAACTAAGTGAGAGTGACTCCGATTCACTAGTTGTTGATTTGCGAGACCTTTACGTCACCATCCGAGACAGGTCAGGAAGAATGGAAGAACTCCGCAAAGAAAATGAAGCCCTGCAAGCGGAGATAGAGCGCctgaaaaatttgcacattaCTAAGCCCGAAGAGAATGCGGAGCCAGCGGCCACTCTAGCGAATGTGATTAGGCCAAGTCAATTTGAActagaaaatttggttttttagtTCAACCCCGACATTATGACGTGCGAAACAGCTGACTTCTGGATTAAGAACATTCAATCGACCGGAGAAGTGTATGGCTGGTCTGAATTGATAATGTTCCACTGTGCCAGAACTCATCTTCGAGGTGCAGCAAATTTATGGTGGAGTGGAGTTTAATCTCATATAAAAAGTTGGAGAGAATTCAAGCGCGAGTTTTTGCTGGCTTTTCCCGAATCTCTCGATACCAATTCCATCCATAAGCAACTCATGAAGAGGAAGAAAAGAAACGCGGAAACGATCGAAACATATTTTTACGATTAAGTCGCACTTGGGCGTAAAGGGGGTTTTGATGATAGCACGATAATAAAGTATGTGATCGCGGGTGTTGAAGACATTCATAGGTCCAGTGGAGTTACGATTTCTATAACGCGCTCGCTCCCTGAGCTCCATGAGCAACTAAAGTGGTTAGATGGGTTAGAAAAGATGCGTTCGAATGAAAAGCCCGTCATGAGTGAAAAAACACCAATTCCGGTACCAGACGATAGATCGAAGTCAAGAAAATGCTTTCGCTGTGGATCTGATCGCCATTTTGCCAAGGATTGTTCTCTGAGCCGCAGTGGGGAACCATCAAGTTCGGTTAAATCGATTGAAGTTGACGATGAATTCCAAAAAGCTTGTCGCCGTTGACGGTCACCAGATGATGGCCCTGATTGACAGTGGTAGCCGTGTGACTACAATTAAGAGTTCGATGGCAAAAATGTTCGGGAATCGAGAGCCTACTGACCTGTGGTTGAAGGGGTTTGGCGGTCGACGCATTCGTGTGGAAGAGAATGTGGATGCAGTGCTGCAGGTGGATGAAGTGTCAGAAAAAGTGGACTTTATAGTAGTACCAAACTATGCCCAGGACTTACCAGTGATAGTGGGCAACgactttttaaaaagaaatagtgttatgctaacaaaaaaaagtggaaaagtaTGGATCGCTAAAGGAGAGTGCAACGAGTCTGGCAACACTGGACAACTGGAACGAAAATGATTTCAACGTTAAGGAAATTTGTGCCATACGATCCTATTTGCCCATCACCGAAGATGACATCAACTCGGATGGAAAGGAAGTATTAGTGAACGAAGTACTTAACTGCGTATCTGAGTTCCGAGACTGCTTTTCCAAGAGCTACGGAGAGTTAGGTAAGTAAGGCAAAGTTTGTTGAAATGGAGATAGTTCTCACCGATCGACACCCTTTGTACGAGAAACCCTACAGAATGGAATTTTCTCGCGAGAAGGAACTCAATCGAATTGTCCAGGAGTTATTAGAAACAGAAATTATTGAGCCCACAATTTCGTCGTATAGTAGCAGAGCATCTATTGTTCCGAAGAAAGGTGGAGAGTTCCGCATGGTAGTGAACTACCGCTCTCTGAATCTCAAAACGGTTAAAGATCGGTTTCCCATGCCCACCATCGAGTATTGTTTGAGTAAATTGGTCGGGAGTGAGTACTTTATCACGGTGGACATGTTCAGTGGCTACTACCAAATACCTGTAGCAGAGAACAGTCGAAAGTTAACAGCGTTTTCTACAATGGATTCTCACTACCAGTTCGTCAGAATGCCATTTGGTGTAGCAAACGGTTGCGCTGTTTTTCAACGAGGAATCAACCAAGTAATCGCGCAGCTAAAATGTGACAATATTGTCGCGTATATTGATGACGTGATTCTTACGGGAAGAAGTGAACGTGAAGTATTTGAGAAACTAAAACGATTACTCACAGTTTTACCTGAACACGGATTTAcagttaacttaaaaaaaaacccagttTTTATAGACATCCGTGGAATTTCTCGGCTTTGAAGTATCCCGAGATGGTTTCAAACCTGGTCAGCGGAAAATAGATTCTGATAGATTATGTAGTACCAAAGAAGGCTATCGTtactcaataaaattacaataacaattaaaaaaaaacaatcatcattCGAAGACCTCAAAACTATGCTCACATCTAGGCCTGTATTGATGCTTTTTGATCAAGGGTGTGAACTTGAGCTGCATACAGATGCGTCTGTGATTGGGTTAGCTAGGCTCTCctattatttccattttcattttttcaaagttaaccatttgatagagttcctatccatttgtccaatacgagATTACTCTatgaaaatttccttattttttaaatatcacaaatttatcattaaatgactataaaatagCACTccaactatacatatacaaagaaaaaaagttgttgtgttctatcacattcaacaacccgtttgcttctaaatgctttttggtatcataaggaaagctgtttgtttgcaagccctggaaaaaatagatattttaagattttgaaactacatttaaaaaaacagataaaaattttaaatacaaaccaaatttttcctctttgatactcaatttataggctttcgaatgttgaaaacagttttcaataattcaaactatagactgagtttttgatgattatgtggaaaaatttattgttggtcaaatttaccccggtgatcaatgttactccGGTTTACGGTACTCTTATAACCTTTGGTCGCTTTTCTTCCTTACTATCTCGACCTACCCGCCTTAAACTGGTTCAATCCGTGATAGTTCCTTTGCTGACTTACTGCGACATCCTATGTATTATTCTGCCTGGATAACAGCCGCTCTCAAGAAGCTGTAAGCCTACGAAAATTAAtggtttttgacaaatttgaagtGTCATAAAATGCgacataaaaatatcaattgcAGAAGTTCGAACCAATTTCACATTTCTCTCCTGATATCAGAAGAATAAACGTAAAGatgttgcatacattcaggAGTTAAAATGATTACAAAAAGTTCTAAAACGGAAATCATAAAAgcaaatgtttggatggatgtaAATATAATGTCAACTAACGTGGGACgcaaaatattcatattccaGAGTATGGCAGTGAGGTTCACAAGGCGTCACTTTGATTTGCGTTCTGTTGCATTTTATCCGAGATAGGTAACTTCAATATCAAAACATTGCGGGATATtactaaattcaaattaagtgAGCAGTAATTACACTATCATAAACGCTCAATGAATAAAGAAATTAATTCCCAAAATGATCTCCCTGCTTCAAACCattacacaaattaaaaaaaaaattaatgataaaatgaaaaaaaaatacaaataattttaaaaacgaatagtaaataaataaatacagaaatatgaattcaaagtttcaaatcaatgctaatTTTTAGCAAATCATTCTGATTAATCTCGAAGATATTGGTCACCCTGGCTAGAATGAAAACGCCTAAAAGTATACAAATAATTAGCACCTCAATAACGTTGACAATCCTTTCTTGAGTTTCTGTATTGTTTAAATTCGCGGGAAAAATTGTAGTtgtaaaatgaaaccaaataaaacctCTCTTCACTTAGTTCCGCGAACTAGTAAAGTGGTGTTCCATTTCCTGTTCGAAAATCTCGTCCAATCACATTCCTTATTCTTAGATAGAATgtcgcttgaaaatttatttttaggcagcacaaattacaatatttcaaaccaaaataaaaactaaacacAGGAAAATTAGTgcacaataatgaaaaacattaAACCAATTCCCTtagctttacaattttttttaaatttcacttagGTTTGGTTCGAATACTGagtcaaaaaaatctgaagtacacaacaattttaaaagaaatttaaataagaatttcaaGATCATATCTCAActtcaatttctttttatttatttatttattcattttttaaataaattttgattgaaaaatcttaaattggTGGTGTGTTGTGCtagagcctacttggttgagtgattcaactgaatcaaagcaatagaaagattccttttaattcaaccacggtaaatgaaaagtttatataccggtatttcgatagcaacttactaccttcttcagtgagcgtttttgaTTGATCTTGgtttcaatcgaaaacgctcactgaagaaggttcatttaccgtggttgaattaagaggaatctttcgattgctttgattgaatTGGTGGTGACTTAAtctaaaaaataagattttatcaCGAACTCAAATgtaaattcttttttaagatAAACAAACTTTAACTATTTTTCTCTGAAGAAATCACAATCAAGcaacttaaattcaaatcatatgACATATACAGGGACAGATTAACAGATCTGCCGGTGAAATAAGTGAATTAACCGAACGCCATTCATAAAGAAAATCCGAGCTCGACAACAATGCTGAGCTCTTTATGACAGACAGAATAATGGACATGGCGGACCTGTAAGTCGCAACCCAGAGAGCGAACGAGGCGTCTCAGTAAATGAAACACCCCATTAGGAAGATCTTCCATTTCCCAAAGTAAACAGCACCAGTACCTTATACCTACTTAACTTGAGGTAGGTGCTGCACTCGTTATGGGTACGTACTGCGGTAATCATTAATGTTATGATCTGAGTGATTTAGCACAATTCACTTGATtagctggctggctgactgggTACGGTTCTTTACGTTTTTTGATGAGATTTTCACAAGCCTACACTCTGCCACGTCTTGATGACGTTTTTAAAACAGATGAAATGAATGGAGTTATATTTTGCGACGTATGCAAATCTAAGGGTTTATATTCGATTATTTCAATGGGACTGTAAAATGCTGCTCGATTTGCGCTATGTGAAAGGGAAACTTGTAGTGGCGGTATTTGGATTTATGGCAAGTACTCCAAATTAATGACGGCATTTTGGACATTcgtgaaaagtagtcatgcaatacctcgcgaAGCACTcgacagtgatgtcaattgaatttattatgtatcaatgccaaaagacatacccctatctaacacctaataactttttttcttataagatacgaagttacggtcttcgacccAGTGGTTCAAAGGAAAATTtgctttaaagaatttataaattggcacaaaaaccataagcaggttCGGTTCCACAGATAAACAGATAATTAAACTAAACGTTaggtacttaaaaattctgcaaaaaaacatggatgagttttgaactaaaacgaaGCTTTGTTAACCGAAGTCAATTCGTTTGCGCAATtcagccaaaaatgacaaaaattaagttgaatttgagttcattttgCAAGGTTGActtatgaaaaacttatttaaataaatcatccacataaattgatttttaatggaAAGTAATTATTGATAAAGACACATGCATTTTCTTCTTTTAAAGAAATTGCAGGGAATTCCGTATGGTTTGgcatatttttcaacattattaatattgcagtttttcaagaaccaaatttcaaactaaaatgttTAACTAGAATGGAGTTAGCATAGATTCtatttgaaccgcaaaattttaaaaccaggTAATCTTGTCTAGATTACCTgggtttacccggatatttgataaaaaaaattgatcctcctgatttgataaaaaaaaaattaaatcctgATCATCATTTGAAAGACTTAAGAaaggattttcaaaagtttctgtttagcacgaaatacttttttatttttaagatcttaaaaatgaataataaaatagtatttaaagataatatttctttttttttaaattcatacattgtttgagcaaaaatgtcaTAGAAAAAAAGGTCACCAAACTCCCCCATACCCACAAAAAGAACGAAGCTCTCGAAGTGGTTTTCACCGTAGACGATACCTCGATGAAAGAGTCGGAGAAGAGGAACTTCGTCATATACTATGGATTTGGttccagaaaaatctggaaaataacCAAGAG is a window encoding:
- the LOC129739158 gene encoding UNC93-like protein, whose product is MHGGFDPDKADSASLRDKVKLSKGETWRIIKNVSTVSFAFMVQFTAFQGTANLQSSINAKDGLGTISLATIYAALVVSCIFLPTLIIRKLTVKWTLCVSMLCYAPYIGAQFYPTFYTLIPAGVLVGLGAAPMWASKATYLTQLGQVYAKLTEQSVEAIIVRFFGFFFLAWQTAELWGNLISSLVLSSGAHGGGAIVHDDNDTINQYDTCGANFCPVATTDNANLARPPDSEIYEISSIYLACIVAAVVIIALFMDPLSRYGEKRRGSISAVEVSGIQLLSATFKQMKKVNQQLLILITIFIGMEQAFIGAEFTQAFVSCALGIHQIGYVMICFGVVNAICSIVFGSIMKYTGRIAIIVLGALVHGGVIIYCVFWKPHPDHAMVFFAISGLWGVGDAVWQTQINGIYGALFRRNKEAAFSNYRLWESAGFVIAYVYSPALCALMKLYILFIVLAVGMVGYTVVEIRQAAKERRLKKLEEKQQHTEAERKEIEDDDEKDELEEDIVVTHL
- the LOC129737620 gene encoding uncharacterized protein LOC129737620, encoding MNSKKLVAVDGHQMMALIDSGSRVTTIKSSMAKMFGNREPTDLWLKGFGGRRIRVEENVDAVLQVDEVSEKVDFIVVPNYAQDLPVIESATSLATLDNWNENDFNVKEICAIRSYLPITEDDINSDGKEVLVNEVLNCVSEFRDCFSKSYGELGK